The DNA sequence GGACTATTGATGGTTCATAAACAATTGAGAATGTGACAGTAGGGTTGctgagcaaatcaaatcaaattgtaggaCTATAAAGGATGTTGCTCTCAAGTTGTAAGTGTTCAACAAGGATTCAACTGGAGGTGCGTGGAAGGGCGACTCCAAAACACAGTCTGGAATCCATCCCAGCGACCCACACAAACAGCTATTTGAGCATTAGTAGAAgacaaaccaaaaacaatacCATTCTGACTTGGCTCATGGTATCTGACTACTGGCACTTCCTGAGCAAGAGCTTCCTAAACCAGCACAACATATTTCCTGTAGCGTCGGAACGCTCGTtactgattggccagtgagatgAAGTTCATGGTCAGGTCACTTGGTGCTGGTGAGGTGGAGCAGTAGGGCGTTCGGCACTTCCATGGTCTCATCCTTCACCAGCACGATGTCATAAGCATTCAGGTAGGacgtcttcctctcctccaccttgtCGTTGAGGAAGCCTATCTGGAGGATGTTCTCCATGCTGTGCACCCCATCAGCCATGGTCAGGTCCCCCAGAGAGTCTCCCACCAGCAGGATGTTGTGGCGTGACTTCAGCTCCTGGAAGTGGCCCGTGTTCAGCAGAGCTCCCTTCCTCTTGTTATAGATGTGGATCAGCTCCCTCCCGCTTGATGTGGATCAGCTCCCTCCCTCTTGTTATAGATGTGGATCAGCTCCCCTTTGAACGCCTTCAGCACTCCAGTCTCATCAAAGTCCATGGAGTTGGAGAAGACCTTGACGTTGGGGTGAAAGACCAACGGCGGATCACCTCCTCCAGCACGTCTCCTAGCCCAGCAGAGAAGATGAGCAGAGGGATGCTGTGCTCCTGCAGGTGGTCAAAGAACAGCTGGTAGCCCTCCTTGAGCATAGCATCGGACTCCTTCACCATGTCCTGCAGCAGGTCTTTCCTGATGCGCTGCTGCACCAGAAGAGTATGGGCTTTAGTCCACCACTCCACCATGAGTGGCAGCTTCTCCTCCGCTGTCTGTTTGGAATCGATCTCTATGGGGTGATATGTGTTGAGCAGGTCCTTCAGCTGTGCTTTGCACTCCTCACTGATGAGCCTGCTGTTGTTCAGGATATTGTGACTGGGAGGGCACCGCTTCCCATTGTAGTCAAACCGTGTGAGGGTCATGTCGAAGTCTGAAATCACCTGAATCGTGCTGGTGCCAGCCTTCTGCATGGCCTTGATGATCTCTTCCACCCTCTGAGGGTCCCTCATACAGACTGAGGGACTGGACAGCTCTGGGATAATTTTTCTAGAGAGATGTTGTTTAATTCAAGAAAAGTTCAAAGATCCAAACGATGGATCTAGCCAGTGTCACGGCCACTCCTCTGCAttgcaggggcggttcctcctgcaggcagaggagggtcgttagtgatatgagtcacctgggctcagggtatttaaactgcttcactaaccactcttgtctctctctctgctcctccaggtatgatcctGTTGTGTTTGTTCCTTTGTAGTTTTACGTAGTTTTCACTCCGTCATATTCACGCAtccctgcactttacatacaccttacattatgatactttcacacctcattcctttttcttagtttaaagttaatagttttttgtttataataaagaacctttttgattggcctatacctgttgGTGTCCCCTCATTTatgccacaggctatgagccggcctgtgacaCTAGAAATGCAATCAatattatatagttatatagctagctagctagcatttagcTATGCTGCAATAACCAGTCAACCAAAAAACTATCTCTTCCTCTTTTGCCCTGCAAGTGTATTCTCGTCAGACGTAATGAAACGTCATCAGCAGTGTTaattaatttgagggctgaggggatagggtgtgtcttttaagtgtttggactgcaaacttcttcatcttcttctcttGTATAATGGTGTTTGCAAACAATTGGATGTAAattccgccacctactgtgcgggTGGATAATAAATATttgtggatttaaaaaaaaatattgtcaAACAAATATCATACAAACATTTTACATTGCCAGGAATCCTAAACAAACAAATCATCTTAATAATACTAGTTTTAATTgcctttttgtttttcattttgttttttatttttgaacAACCATGTTGTTTAAAATCATTTATGAAGTGAAAAAAGTTAGGTTTTGAATTAGCCCTTTTGCATTTGTGAATATAAAATGTACCTAATAAAGATCCCAAAAAGGAAATAATGTGGGTTAACATCACTTCTGGTAAGCAAGTTAGActaccttcaaaataaaagcacaCATTTCAAAACACTGAATTATCAATAACTCCTTAGAATACTATATCTACTAATATTGCTCTAATAATGACAAGTAATAAATCATGAACTAAAACAATGCGAGCCTCGCACTGGGCCTCCATGTCCTCTCACGGCGGGGGAGGGTGATCAGAGAGTGAACACAGCCCGTTCCCTGCAGAGTTGACCCCGGGTCtcacttggtagtgagtgttgcaacagaggacagacgatttttccATGCTTcaggtcctgttctgtgagcttgtgtggcctaccactttgtggctcagccgttgttgctcccagacgtttccacttaacaataacagcccttagttgactggggcagctctattATGGCAGAaacttgacaaactgacttgtagGAAAGGTGTCATCCTTTGACGGTGAcccgttgaaagtcactgagctcttcagttacGCAGTAACCTGTCAGCATCAGGTGTAGTTGAAATggcagaatccactcatttgaagggtgtccacataGTGTATattacaaattccaattggttGTGGCTAACGCTAGCTAGGTGGATTACATTAGCTaggttagggtaaaggttaggaGTTTggagttaggggaagggttagctaacatgctaagtagatgCAAAGGAGCTCAAACATATGaagtagttgctaattagctaatcCAACCATCCTCCTTTCGTTTTTGCCTGAAGCAACCTTCTGTTTTATCTAACCATACCAAACGCAACATATCATActcatttgagtgtcccggatttgaGTGTCCCCTGTGAAGGGGAACAAACGCTGCTATTTatctgttacttttatttcttattcttatttctttttttgataaaataaaaaatatatattttaaactgcattgttggttaagggcttgtaagtaagcatttcactgtaaggtctacctgttgtattcggcgcatgtgtcaaatacgatttgatttgaaatgcagCTATTCTAACAAGCGAGTGGCTTAATCTGTTCTGCGCTTTTTATTTATGTCTGCTTAAATGAAAGAACTGGACATGCAGAAAGAAATAAGGACAAGAAGCCACTTTGGACTATCAGTGCATTCATCATCATTGAGTAAATGCGCAGTCAGTCTCATTTTAGGCTGCACGCACGCCACAACAGTCTGGAACTCTGAAATAGTCCGGCAGTCGTGAAATTTACGTCAGTCTAGACTTCTCCGAAAAAGATGTGTGTTCAACATGAATAGCCCCGTATACGTTTGAAAGCGTATAATTATAGAACGGAATTTTTTGACGGTGACATTAGCTGCCTGTCCGCATATTCATCCTATGAAAGTCGTCGCCAATAGGACAGCTAAATTATGGGCTCGAGAAGATACATTGTAGAAAAGCGGACTCAGACAACATTGAGACATTGAAACAATAATTTGGGTAAGAAAATAGCTTTgctgtttttaattttaattttaacttCCTACTATTGGCTTAATTTGTGTTAAATAGAATAACACGTTTAGATACGCCTTctgtttaaaataataataacatttcTACTTTGAATATAGATCTACATTTTTAATGTAATGTTGCAAGAAGAAACGTCTCAAACGACAGGTGTATAGCCTAGTAAATAATGCCAGCTGCAGTGAAAAAACAGCGTATTATTATCAATGGTTATGTGATGTTGTCTTGTCATTAATGCCCGAATATATTTGTCTCGCGCAATGCACAGCTAGTCACAGGCTAACAGTTATATTATTGGTACGCTACAGGGAAATGTGGAGTCATGTATCCTGCTGTACAGGAGTAGTCTAATGGATATGTTTTCCCCGAGTCTTTTATATAACAACATGTAAGAGCTTAAACATCATACTCAATTGTCTTGCTAatcaaattattgtatttttgacTGCACTTATAAGTTATTGTTATAGATGTTTTAGATTTTTCTACTAAATAATAAAAGCCTTGTGATGACTCATCAGTGGTGAGCTTTGTTACTCCTGTCTGACCTTGCCATGATCCATATattatttatgttaaaaaaataGACAACTTCAACAGTTGTTTGTAAAACGATCATGCCAATCTTATGGGCTGTCAGTCCTTACATGCTAGCCCCATTTCCCAACAGTTTACCAAAAGTGTGTGGTTCAGAAATTGAAGGTGTGGTGTGCTTTTTGTCAGCCCATAAACCACATGTTCCAAAAAGTCAcaagtctctgtctgtctgtctgtctgtctgaattcattttaaatttaatgggctttattggcatgggaaacatatgtttacattaccaaagcaagtgaaatacatGATAAACAATACAACAAATGAAGGGTAAACATTACTCACAAAAGTTTTAAAATGATATAGAAATGTGATATATTAGTGGCTATGTAcagtaacgatgtgcaaatagttgaagtatgaAAGGGACAATCAAGATcagataaatataggttgtatttacaatgttgtttgtgttctttctctatctcctctctgtctctctccccctctcttgctctccttttctccccattcgttctctccccctatctttctctccccctctctcacactctctctcacgctctctcccctctTGCTTActtgcactcactcactcactcactcactcactcactcactcactcactcactcactcactcactcacacacacacagagagagagagatggcgagtgACGACCAGGTGGCCATCTTGACGGATGACGAGGGGTATCAGAAGAGGAAGTATGTCCTGGCAGAACCCTTCAACACCTTGTCCAACACCCTGGAGCAGATACCGGTGGGCGCGGGCCCCACTTCTGCCTCCCAAGGTCCAGAGTCTCCCCCCACAGACAAacctgactcctcctcctccaaccccaGTAATGACTGCCTGGAGAGGAACTGCGTGCGGATCGACAACCACCTCCTCATCTCCAAggtcttctacttcttcttctatgCAGCCTATGGGTCCCTACACCCACTGCTGCCTGTGTACTACAAACAGCTGGGGATGACTCCCAGTCAGAGCGGCTTGCTGGTCGGGATCCGGTACTTCATCGAATTCTGTAGCGCCCCCTTTTGGGGGGTGGTGGCGGACCGCTTCAAGAAGGGCAAGGTGGTGCTTGTGTTCTCCGTTTTCTGCTGGCTGGTGTTCAACTGCGGAATCGGCTTCATCAAGCCTGCCTCCATAACATGCGTGGAGAGGAAACCCACAGTCGCACGCCCCACCAGCCCTGCCCACCCCGGTCTGCCGGCCAATTACAGTAGGGACCGCAGGGGTGTGATTGGAGACTTGTTTTCCCTCTCTTCGAATCAACACGGTTTAGCATCAGACTCAGTTAGTGGCGGTCCCCTGCACAGGTATGTGAGGAGCGATGGTGGTAATGTCACTGGACCCAGCACTGTCACTAGACCTGTGCCTTCCCCCAccatcacaacaacaacatcttCCCCTTCCACCACACCCACTACAACAGCCAGCTCAAAACCTGCCTCAAATCTAACCACAACCAAACCAACCACCACAACCATTCCCAAAGTCTACCACATGATCTCCAACCACGACCAGGTGGAGACCATCTTCCTCCTGATCCTGCTAGTCATCATCATCGGCGAGTTCTTCAGTGCTCCGGCTGTCACCATAGTGGACACGCGCACCCTGCAGTACCTGGGCCCCCACCAGGACCGCTACGGCCTGCAGAGGATGTGGGGCTCCCTGGGCTGGGGCCTGGCCATGCTCTGCGTAGGCATCTGGATCGACCACACCCACATCAAGCTCTTTATCCAGGGCACCGGCTGCATCGTGCCCGACTACAAGAACTATCAGATAGCCTTTATTGTCTTTGGAGTCCTGATGGCCGTAGCTTTGATATTGTCCACACAGTTTTACTTTGAGAGTAGTACTAGTGACCACCGGCCAATGGAGGCTCAGCTGGAGGAGGATAAGAGACAGGGGGCAGAGTCTCCTCAAATGTCCAGTGGTGTTTCATCTCCCAAAGGGCATGCGGTGGAATCGTTAGAATCCCAAAGTGTCGTCAGCCAACCGTTTCGTTATCAGGACCTCATTCGGCTGCTGTGTAGCGTGCAGTACGGCTCAGTGCTCTTCGTGGCCTGGTTTATGGGATTCGGCTACGGCTTTGTGTTCACGTTCCTCTACTGGCACCTGGAGGACCTGAAAGGGACCACCACGCTATTTGGAGTGTGCTCGGTGCTGAGCCACATCTCAGAGCTGGTTGCCTACTTCACCAGCCACAAGCTCATCGAGCTGGTTGGCCATATAAGGTTTATAAAAGGGGGCATGGGTCAAAAGCCCAGGGGGGTATGTCTCAAAGctggatcaatgagttagccagctaacttgctTAAATGTTCAGAAATAACTTTTGGTGGGAATATATGGTTGAAATTGGCATGGATTGATTTAATTGTTTAAACCAACAACCCATGTTCAAGTTTAGGTTACCCCTCAGGTCTGTTTGTAGTGCACCCCTCAGGTCTGTTTGTACAGTAGTATAGCCCTCAGGTCTGTTTGTACAGTAGTATACGCCTCAGGTCTGTTTGTATAGTAGTATAGCCCTCAGGTCTGTTTGTACAGTAGTATAGCCCTCAGGTCTGTTTGTACAGTAGTATAGCCCTCAGGTCTGTTTGTAGTATAGCCCTCAGGTCTGTTTGTACAGTAGTATACCCCTCAGGTCTGCTTGTACAGTAGTATACCCCTCAGGTCTGTTTGTACAGTAGTATAGCCCTCAGGTCTGTTTGTACAGTAGTATAGCGCTCAGGTCTGTTTGTAGTATAGCCCTCAGGTCTGTTTGTACAGTAGTATAGCCCTGAGGTCTGTTTGTAGTATAGCCCTCAGGTCTGTTTGTAGTATAGCCCTCAGGTCTGTTTGTAGTATAGCCCTCAGGTCTGTTTGTAGTATAGCCCTCAGGTCTGTTTGTAGTATAGCCCTCAGGTCTGTTTGTACAGTAGTATACCCCTCAGGTCTGTTTGTACAGTAGTATACCCCTCAGGTCTGTTTGTACAGTAGTATAGCCCTCGGTCTGTTTGTACAGTAGTATACCCCTCAGGTCTGTTTGTACAGTAGTATACCCCTCAGGTCTGTTTGTACAGTAGTATAGCCCTCAGGTCTGTTTGTACAGTAGTATAGCCCTCAGGTCTGTTTGTACAGTAGTATACCCCTCAGGTCTGTTTGTACAGTAGTATAGCCCTCAGGTCTGTTTGTACAGTAGTATAGCCCTCAGGTCTGTTTGTACAGTAGTATACCCCTCAGGTCTGTTTGTAGTATAGCCCTCAGGTCTGTTTGTACAGTAGTATACCCCTCAGGTCTGTTTGTACAGTAGTATAGCCCTCAGGTCTGTTTGTAGTATAGCCCTCAGGTCTGTTTGTACAGTAGTATACCCCTCAGGTCTGTTTGTACAGTAGTATACCCCTCAGGTCTGTTTGTACAGTAGTATAGCCCTCAGGTCTGTTTGTAGTATAGCCCTCAGGTCTGTTTGTACAGTAGTATACCCCTCAGGTCTGTTTGTACAGTAGTATACCCCTCAGGTCTGTTTGTACAGTAGTATTGCCCTCAGGTCTGTTTGTACAGTAGTATACCCCTCAGGTCTGTTTGTACAGTAGTATACCCCTCAGGTCTGTTTGTACAGTAGTATACCCCTCAGGTCTGTTTGTACAGTAGTATAGCCCTCAGGTCTGTTTGTACAGTAGTATACCCCTCAGGTCTGTTTGTACAGTAGTATACGCCTCAGGTCTGTTTGTACAGTAGTATACCCCTCAGGTCTGTTTGTACAGTAGTGTACCCCTCAGGTCTGTTTGTAGTATAGCCCTCAGGTCTGTTTGTACAGTAGTATACCCCTCAGGTCTGTTTGTACAGTAGTGTACCCCTCAGGTCTGTTTGTACAGTAGTATAGCCCTCAGGTCTGTTTGTACAGTAGTATAGCCCTCAGGTCtgtttgtagtatacccctcaggtCTGTTTGTACAGTAGTATACCCCTCAGGTCTGTTTGTACAGTAGTATAGCCGTCAGGTCTGTTTGTACAGTAGTATACCCCTCAGGTCTGTTTGTACAGTAGTATACCCCTCAGGTCTGTTTGTACAGTAGTATACCCCTCAGGTCTGTTTGTACAGTAGTATACCCCTCAGGTCTGTTTGTACAGTAGTATACCCCTCAGGTCTGTTTGTACAGTAGTATACCCCTCAGGTCTGTTTGTACAGTAGTATAGCCCTCAGGTCTGTTTGTACAGTAGTATACCCCTCAGGTCTGTTTGTACAGTAGTATACCCCACAGGTCTGTTTGTACAGTAGTATACCCCTCAGGTCTGTTTGTACAGTAGTATAGCCCTCAGGTCTGTTTGTACAGTAGTATAGCCCTCAGGTCTGTTTGTAGTATAGCCCTCAGGTCTGTTTGTACAGTAGTATAGCCCTCAGGTCTGTTTGTAGTATAGCCCTCAGGTCTGTTTGTACAGTAGTATAGCCCTCAGGTCTGTTTGTACAGTAGTATAGCCCTCAGGTCtgtttgtgtatctgtatgtCTAGTCATCTCCTGCATGACAATGACTATAGGAGTTTGCAAGATAGCACAACCTGCTCTGGAATCAGGCTACAGAACCCAGGTCAGCTCATTCTGGTATtgtgggaccaggctacagaacCCAGGTCAGCTCAGACTGCTGTAGTAATCCTACACAGTTGCAGTATTATTTTCTGTCCTTCAGTTTAATTTAATTCCACCGAATAGCTCACCTTTCTCGCAGATTTGATGAGAAAGGATGAAAAAATCTAGATTTGGTCAGACTTTTCACTTGTTCCCTTTTTTGGTCGGTGAAGTTAAACAATGGCCAAATATTTTGAAAGTCATCTCACCTTCAGTGAATAGACAGTCTTTCATTTCCTGCCAAGGTCGTGGGAAAAtgttttatgttgttgttgttgcccgCACTACAGTTGTCTATAtcggtccactaatacaggactgtTATTAATATTGATTTTTTTTACAGCCCTACTTCCCACGGCTGtgtttcctgtcctgttcctgtgtgAACTATTTTAGTTTAAGATGTTTGTAGTGGAGTATTATGGTGGATCAGGCAGGGGTGAAAAAATAACCACAACATGGTAGTAGTGCTACTTatactatctctctgtctcctctctctctgtctcctctctgtctctctctgtctgtctctctctctgtctctctctgtctctctctgtctgtctctctgtctctctctctctctctctctctgtctctctctctccctctctctctgtctctctctctgtctctctctctctctctctctctctctctgtctctctctctgtctctctctctgtctctctctctgtctctctctctgtctctctctctctctctctctctctctctctctctctctgtctgtctctctctctgtctcctctctctgtctcctctctctctgtctctctgtctctctctgtctctctgtctctctctctctctctctgtctctttctctctcatccaccaCATCTCATATCCGGCCCATCTGGACATTTATAGCTTGTTAGCGAATAATATACTACAATCAGCCTTTGCGTTCGTTTACTTTTAGATTAAGTTCAAAGGTCGTGTTTGTTTCATgagagagaggcaatagagagaAGTTTGTAAACTGGAATCATTTAAGTGTTTGGTAAATGTGTCAGTATATTTGCATTGTATTTACATTGTCAGGTCAGTGGTTTGATTGAACAGGACGTTGTCATGGCAGATGGGCACCAAATATCCAACGGTCTGGGAAGGAAATATATTCTGTTCAGAATAGGGTTGCAtaggtaatttaccaaagttaccggaatcttcagtaattttggtaattaacagattATCTATGGTAATCTATCGTAGCATTGGTAACCCTCACATTAAACACCAATGTTATTCACtgagttgatggtttatatttaaaCCATATTTAAAACCATCttattatttaatatattttacatgtgataaggcccAACAGAGGGCCAGAGACTGTCATAATCTGAAatacccaaaagggccactagattTCATGTGATAGATTAtgtaaaatccttgaaagatacaAAAATCCTGGTAAtttactggtaaacttagaaatgtttccagtaatataccctccccgTGCAACCCTATACCCACCCCGTGCAACCCGTGCAACCCTCAGAATGACAATGACAAACCAACCACAATCCAGGGACAGTTCAGGTTTGACCTCTGAACTTTGGCCTTGCTTTCACCTGCAACTCTGTTGTGGCAATAACCTCCTataggttagggctagggtttaGCATAGGGTTACAATTTAGGATAGGGTTATGTTTGTGATTGTTGGATTGTTATTTGAACAGTGTAGTCAGTAGTGATAGTTCCAGAACATCAATAACACATCTGTGTTCCAtgaccttctcctcccctctccctccacagggTGCTGTACATCGGTCTGGCCTGCAACACGGCTCGTTTCCTGTACATCTCCTACCTGGAGAACGCCTGGATCGTCCTGCCCATGGAGGTCCTTCAAGGTTAGGCTACACTGGGTGTCACGGCGTGGCATATGTTGACTTAGCTTAGCTTAGCCAATGTTAACATTAGATAGAAAGAAGGCAGAAGCAGTGTTTGAACTGGCTGCACCAGTGCACTTACATTGTTGGCATGTTGGCTCAGAGTTCATATCAGGCAGGACAGGAACTCTCCTCTCAACGAAATGAAAGGCTTTTCCTTTGCCTGGAGAACACCCTTTTCCTCTGTATCTAGACTTCACTAACAGCCACTTAGGCCATGAATAACAATGTTGCAGCTGCACACGAAAGATTAACATTCAAGGACGCTTAAAATGTTTGTAATCATTTACTAGAGGTGTAACAACAGCCAACAAAACATTTAGAGACGCACTGAATCTCTTTCAAAAAATCTCCATTCTAAAAGAAGTGGTATgacaatatttgtattttatttaacatttatttaagtagacaagtcaggtaagaacaaattcttatttacaatgacggcctatgacaTTCACGTCATGTTGGAAACTCGGGAACTCTTACAATGAACCTATGTTATTTGTGTAGCGCTTCCTATTGGTTGATTCTGATCATTCCCAAGTGGGAAACTCGGCTATCATCTTTTTACAACGAGTAAGCAAGTTGGAAATGTCAGTGTTCGACATGACGTGAACACGACACACGTGACGACATGGGCCAGCTAAAGAGCTGAATAGGGGGCAAGGACAGGCCGGACTGTGGAGGGTAGCAGGTTCAATGGCTTTGTTCTATTATTGGTGTACAATGAGACATGTTGACTTGGAACTAGCTGGTTGAGCCACTTCAAACACGGCACACCCAGTGAGGGttaagtcctctctctctcgtctgtcgcCTGCCATGAACACTCTATCTCGGGTTccgctgttgtgcagtggttgttCCTCTACAGgaagccaggttttcctgtgtctactcttctcaatggcaaggatgtgctcactgagcctgtacttttgtcaaggtttttctaaggtttgaTCAGTAACaatggtcaaatagttagccacgcatggtgtactgtcgatttagggccagatagcactacattttgctttgtgcttttGCTTGTGTTTCCTAATAAGCAATGTATTTTTGTTTAgactgttgtttattgtttttatctgattgattggatgttctggtcctgaggcttcagtatgttagtagaacaggtttgtgaactcagcgccaggaccagctggatgaggggactcttttctttgctcagctcttggcattgcagggcttggtaatgatgagagggggtcactgtattttagatgtttccaaaactgaatggctcttttctgagtttttattattagtggatattgacCTAATTCTGCGCTGCATGCGTTGTTTGTAGTTTTcttctggacatgtaggagaatcttacagaactctgcatgtaGGTTTTCAATGGGGGTGATTGTCCCATtttggtgaaatcttgttttgcaagttgACCCCACAtcccacactctctgtctctctctctctctccttgtctgtgtgtctctgtctctgtccctctctttcgttctgtgtctctctgtctgtatctctgtgtatctaGGTGTGACCCATGCCTCAGTGTGGGCAGCCTGTATCTCCTACCTCAGTGCTGCAGTGCCTCCAGAGCTGAGGACCTCTGCCCAGGGTATCCTCCAGGGCCTGCACCTAGGGCTGGGCCGGGGCTGTGGGGCCATGGTGGGGGGAGGCTTCGTCAGTGTTTTTGGTAAgaagaaccactgtgtgaggagAAGTTGTATTTAATCAAATTAAGTGTCCCCCAGTTCTAGAGTATGTAAAACACATTCAACCAAAGAGAGGTGGATCTATTGGCGTCACCCGTTAAAGGTACTATCAGGAGTAAAGACTGCTATTCGATGTTCAATTTGCTGTTCAATGTTCATGAATTGAAATGACTATTGAGAACAGCAGTAACTATTGTATATTGTACATTTAACAGtggctaacagaacagaatgtaGCTTCACTCCTACTTGAGCAGCTAGTTGTACTCACACGTGTCATACTCTCACATGCCTTTCCAACTGTTGAACAACG is a window from the Oncorhynchus tshawytscha isolate Ot180627B linkage group LG03, Otsh_v2.0, whole genome shotgun sequence genome containing:
- the LOC112242906 gene encoding major facilitator superfamily domain-containing protein 6, whose translation is MASDDQVAILTDDEGYQKRKYVLAEPFNTLSNTLEQIPVGAGPTSASQGPESPPTDKPDSSSSNPSNDCLERNCVRIDNHLLISKVFYFFFYAAYGSLHPLLPVYYKQLGMTPSQSGLLVGIRYFIEFCSAPFWGVVADRFKKGKVVLVFSVFCWLVFNCGIGFIKPASITCVERKPTVARPTSPAHPGLPANYSRDRRGVIGDLFSLSSNQHGLASDSVSGGPLHRYVRSDGGNVTGPSTVTRPVPSPTITTTTSSPSTTPTTTASSKPASNLTTTKPTTTTIPKVYHMISNHDQVETIFLLILLVIIIGEFFSAPAVTIVDTRTLQYLGPHQDRYGLQRMWGSLGWGLAMLCVGIWIDHTHIKLFIQGTGCIVPDYKNYQIAFIVFGVLMAVALILSTQFYFESSTSDHRPMEAQLEEDKRQGAESPQMSSGVSSPKGHAVESLESQSVVSQPFRYQDLIRLLCSVQYGSVLFVAWFMGFGYGFVFTFLYWHLEDLKGTTTLFGVCSVLSHISELVAYFTSHKLIELVGHIRVLYIGLACNTARFLYISYLENAWIVLPMEVLQGVTHASVWAACISYLSAAVPPELRTSAQGILQGLHLGLGRGCGAMVGGGFVSVFGAAHTFRGIGMVSLVILLLFALIQWLAVQSGNKDPRMLAENIPVPSSPFPIATIDIIQSNNGAATMTPPRKTKHQEDQEDLSEPAWVVSASPWVSLAFALHQIREMATLARSSPANNHSPLQEINEIGTDEPTDPSPHP